The Virgibacillus sp. MSP4-1 genome has a segment encoding these proteins:
- a CDS encoding A24 family peptidase encodes MWLIYLYLFILGLILGSFFNVVGLRVPEKQSIVKPRSACPHCHRTLTWKELIPVLSYVWQKGKCSSCSQKISPIYPAIELLSGGLFAFSFYMFGFDPEIIVAFTLISLLLIITVSDLAYMLIPNKVLIIFIILLGFERTFIHLHAWYDPLLGFLTGFLLLLGIALVSKGGMGGGDIKLFAVLGVALGLSNLLVAIFLSSLIGAVVGLIGMAAGKVQRKKPVPFGPFIMAGSLIAYFYGSRLIDWYFGFFLQY; translated from the coding sequence TTGTGGTTAATCTACCTGTACCTATTTATTCTTGGACTCATTCTAGGCTCATTCTTTAATGTAGTCGGTTTACGTGTTCCCGAAAAACAATCGATTGTAAAACCAAGATCGGCCTGTCCCCATTGCCATCGCACATTAACCTGGAAGGAGTTAATCCCTGTCCTGTCCTATGTGTGGCAGAAGGGGAAATGCTCAAGCTGTTCACAAAAAATCTCGCCTATTTATCCGGCCATCGAACTTCTTAGTGGGGGACTATTTGCTTTTTCTTTCTATATGTTTGGATTTGATCCGGAAATTATTGTAGCTTTTACGCTGATTTCACTGTTATTAATCATCACGGTCAGTGATTTGGCATACATGCTTATTCCCAACAAAGTACTTATTATTTTTATTATTCTTCTGGGATTTGAACGAACATTCATTCATTTACATGCATGGTACGATCCTTTGCTAGGTTTTCTTACAGGGTTTTTGCTCCTGCTGGGGATTGCTCTGGTAAGTAAAGGCGGAATGGGTGGAGGAGATATTAAATTATTTGCCGTTTTAGGTGTCGCTCTTGGACTTTCAAATCTGCTTGTGGCTATCTTTCTTTCTTCCTTAATAGGAGCGGTAGTCGGGCTGATTGGAATGGCGGCAGGAAAGGTGCAACGGAAAAAGCCCGTTCCTTTTGGGCCCTTCATTATGGCAGGAAGCCTGATTGCCTATTTTTATGGCAGTCGTCTAATCGATTGGTACTTCGGTTTCTTTCTACAATATTAA
- the pilM gene encoding type IV pilus biogenesis protein PilM, with amino-acid sequence MLGKNKKIANIEIQDYVIRYAEIKSSKPLVLTQCKEHYLPSGVIENGQIINDEAFAKVLKQCMEKWQLKNKQIRFIVPDSSVIIRTVDVSPEIADDELTGHIYFELGHSIHLPFDNPIVEAVSLGVQEGVKKVLIVASSEETVDMYYDYFKDENTDPVVADVSSLCQYRLFHHFEMTNEEDIFMLAQFNVKSVTNSIFEQHKPVFMQEIDVPYPEDTWKVTPVNQDEPLAREHFDSEKVHTAFEEIYTEMERLRRFYQYSLHNGDQEVTRILLTGDHPYLEDLFHEVKDRLNIPINILSPENVQGSKDMKMGSSFYNVIGLALKEGM; translated from the coding sequence GTGTTAGGCAAAAACAAAAAAATCGCGAATATTGAGATCCAGGATTACGTCATTCGCTATGCTGAGATCAAAAGCAGCAAACCCCTGGTGCTCACCCAGTGTAAAGAGCATTATCTTCCAAGTGGTGTGATTGAAAATGGTCAGATTATTAATGATGAAGCATTTGCGAAGGTTCTGAAGCAATGTATGGAAAAATGGCAGTTGAAGAACAAGCAAATTCGGTTTATTGTGCCTGATTCATCAGTTATTATCCGCACCGTAGATGTATCTCCTGAAATTGCCGATGATGAACTTACGGGTCACATCTATTTTGAACTGGGACACAGCATTCATTTGCCCTTTGATAATCCGATTGTTGAAGCCGTATCGCTTGGCGTTCAGGAGGGAGTAAAGAAGGTTCTGATTGTTGCTTCATCGGAAGAGACAGTGGATATGTACTACGATTATTTCAAGGATGAAAATACAGATCCGGTTGTGGCTGATGTTTCCTCCCTTTGTCAATATAGACTTTTCCACCATTTTGAGATGACCAATGAAGAGGATATTTTCATGCTGGCTCAGTTTAATGTGAAGTCTGTCACGAACAGTATTTTTGAACAGCATAAGCCGGTGTTTATGCAGGAAATTGATGTTCCCTATCCTGAGGATACATGGAAGGTTACACCTGTGAATCAGGACGAGCCGTTAGCCCGTGAGCATTTTGATTCCGAAAAGGTTCACACGGCATTTGAGGAAATCTATACGGAAATGGAACGATTGCGGCGATTTTATCAATATTCTCTGCATAACGGGGATCAGGAGGTTACCCGTATCTTACTGACAGGTGATCATCCGTATTTGGAAGATCTGTTCCATGAGGTGAAGGACAGACTTAATATTCCGATTAATATTTTATCACCGGAGAATGTTCAGGGGTCCAAAGATATGAAGATGGGCAGTTCGTTTTATAATGTTATAGGTCTGGCATTGAAAGAGGGTATGTGA
- a CDS encoding prepilin-type N-terminal cleavage/methylation domain-containing protein gives MLKKTLKKEKGFTLIELLAVIVIIAIIAAIAIPAIGNIIQNSREDGVKSDALQILEAAQLYKMEVNPASADGTDTTVKASELETQGYLELSNDDFNDAEVNLSAEPITITVDVQAGNTTLSFDGSTKQDINEDESGDDATTIPNS, from the coding sequence ATGTTAAAAAAGACATTGAAGAAGGAAAAAGGTTTTACACTTATTGAGCTTTTAGCAGTTATTGTCATTATTGCGATTATTGCAGCGATTGCGATACCGGCGATTGGGAATATCATTCAGAACTCAAGGGAAGATGGTGTGAAGTCTGATGCTCTGCAAATTTTAGAGGCGGCTCAGTTATACAAGATGGAAGTTAATCCTGCCTCAGCAGATGGAACTGATACAACGGTTAAGGCTTCAGAGTTAGAAACACAAGGCTACCTTGAACTAAGTAATGATGATTTTAATGATGCAGAAGTTAATTTATCAGCTGAACCTATTACAATAACAGTTGATGTTCAGGCTGGAAATACTACACTAAGTTTTGACGGTTCTACAAAACAGGATATTAATGAGGATGAAAGTGGAGACGATGCTACTACCATTCCGAATTCTTAA
- a CDS encoding PilN domain-containing protein codes for MLVEINLLQKREQNSKGFQWFVISMIGLIVLLIAVVFLLTTLIKNDIERTESALSEIKTIRADLQGEMSNSGYQDLQSLESSVTSLNRYPIDSDLIIAQLSELLPENGYFDSYEYTGDRVVLQVLVQEDVDASHYLYHLNQQDWITSVSLSTVSSDEAQLDGGGGTTANGLDQPPSYLAQYDIALNRDSLREGTE; via the coding sequence ATGTTAGTCGAAATCAATTTACTCCAGAAACGAGAACAAAATAGTAAAGGATTTCAGTGGTTTGTCATCAGTATGATAGGCCTTATTGTGCTTTTAATTGCTGTTGTTTTTCTTTTAACGACTCTTATAAAAAACGATATTGAACGTACTGAATCTGCTCTAAGTGAAATAAAAACCATTCGGGCAGATCTGCAAGGGGAAATGAGTAACTCCGGCTATCAGGATTTACAATCACTTGAGTCTTCGGTTACGAGTTTGAACCGTTATCCGATTGATAGTGATTTAATCATTGCACAACTCAGTGAGCTGCTGCCTGAAAACGGATATTTTGATTCCTATGAGTATACGGGTGACCGTGTGGTATTACAGGTGCTGGTTCAGGAGGATGTGGATGCATCCCATTACCTCTATCATTTAAATCAACAGGATTGGATCACCTCCGTAAGTCTTTCCACCGTGAGCAGTGATGAGGCCCAACTGGACGGAGGCGGTGGAACTACAGCTAACGGCCTTGATCAGCCACCTTCTTATTTAGCTCAATATGACATTGCCCTCAATCGGGATTCTTTAAGGGAGGGGACCGAATGA
- the mbcS gene encoding acyl-CoA synthetase MbcS codes for MAPQKYNIVSEFERFADDPARLAIKWEDDQGQTAEITYKKLIQNANKIGNAFLDMGLQKGDKILVMVPKRMEAYQIYIAALKVGVVVIPSSEMLRAEDIEYRLSHGEAKAVISYHPFTDEFDQVSSINNVKKLVVGQEKEGWVLLDSLMDAESDQLEIANTSRDDMSFLSYTSGTTGNPKGVVHTHGWGYAHLKTAASNWLSIEEDDTVWATAGPGWAKWLWSPFLSVLGSGATGFVYAGKFDPQKYLQLLDQYEVNVLCCTPTEYRLMAKVDNLSDYHLTHLHSAVSAGEPLNREVIDTFRNHFDVTVRDGYGQTENTLLVGVTKRMEVKPGSMGKPTPGNLVEIIDEDGEPVNPGQVGDIAVHLDTPALFKHYYKEPEKTKASRRGDYYLTGDQASKDEDGYFWFEGRSDDIIISSGYTIGPFEVEDALVKHPSVQECAVVASPDPDRGAVVKAFVVLKGKVPADEEALIKQLQDHVKKQTAPYKYPRKMEFIEELPKTTSGKIRRIELRKREQTV; via the coding sequence ATGGCTCCGCAGAAATATAATATTGTGTCGGAATTTGAGCGTTTTGCTGATGATCCAGCCCGATTGGCGATCAAGTGGGAGGATGATCAGGGACAGACAGCCGAGATTACATATAAGAAACTGATTCAAAATGCCAATAAAATTGGAAACGCTTTCCTTGATATGGGTCTTCAGAAAGGGGACAAAATTCTTGTTATGGTCCCTAAGAGAATGGAAGCTTACCAGATTTACATTGCGGCTTTAAAAGTTGGGGTTGTAGTCATCCCCAGCTCGGAAATGCTTCGGGCGGAAGACATTGAGTATCGGCTGAGTCACGGGGAAGCCAAGGCTGTTATCAGCTATCATCCATTTACCGATGAATTTGATCAAGTAAGCAGCATTAACAATGTGAAGAAGCTCGTTGTTGGACAAGAGAAGGAAGGATGGGTGCTGCTGGATTCTTTAATGGATGCTGAGAGTGATCAGTTGGAGATCGCGAACACTTCACGGGATGACATGTCTTTTCTCTCTTATACGTCAGGCACAACCGGCAATCCCAAAGGTGTTGTCCATACCCATGGGTGGGGGTATGCTCATTTGAAGACAGCGGCGAGCAACTGGCTTAGCATTGAAGAGGATGACACAGTTTGGGCAACTGCAGGACCTGGGTGGGCAAAGTGGCTCTGGAGTCCATTCCTGTCAGTATTAGGATCAGGGGCGACTGGTTTTGTTTATGCCGGGAAGTTTGACCCGCAAAAATATTTACAGCTGCTCGATCAGTATGAAGTCAATGTATTATGCTGCACACCAACAGAATATCGGCTTATGGCTAAGGTTGATAATCTCTCAGACTATCATTTAACTCACCTTCACAGTGCAGTTTCTGCAGGTGAGCCTTTAAATCGTGAAGTCATTGATACCTTCCGTAACCATTTTGATGTGACTGTCAGAGACGGCTATGGCCAGACGGAAAATACCCTCTTGGTCGGTGTTACGAAGCGTATGGAGGTTAAGCCAGGTTCGATGGGCAAGCCTACACCTGGCAATCTGGTTGAAATCATTGATGAAGATGGTGAACCGGTCAATCCGGGGCAGGTAGGAGATATTGCCGTCCACCTGGATACACCTGCTTTATTTAAGCACTACTATAAAGAGCCTGAAAAAACAAAGGCATCAAGGCGTGGAGACTACTATTTGACAGGTGATCAGGCATCCAAAGATGAGGACGGTTACTTCTGGTTTGAAGGTCGCAGCGATGATATTATCATAAGTTCGGGCTATACAATTGGACCTTTTGAGGTTGAAGATGCCCTGGTCAAGCATCCATCAGTACAGGAGTGTGCAGTTGTAGCTAGCCCTGATCCGGATCGTGGGGCTGTAGTCAAAGCGTTTGTCGTTTTAAAAGGAAAGGTTCCTGCTGATGAAGAAGCACTTATAAAACAACTGCAGGATCATGTGAAAAAGCAGACGGCGCCTTATAAATATCCACGCAAAATGGAGTTTATTGAGGAGCTGCCTAAAACTACTTCAGGGAAAATTCGCCGCATAGAGCTGCGCAAACGGGAACAAACGGTCTAA
- a CDS encoding YbaN family protein — translation MSGLKKLLLIIGGTLSLALGVIGIVLPLIPTTPLLLLAAACYVRSSERLYVWLINNKWFGPYIRDYREGKGIPLKAKVMGVSLIWLSIGYTVLFVVPLIAIKVLLLLIAGYFTWFILHIKTRVKEL, via the coding sequence ATGAGTGGTCTGAAGAAACTGCTTCTTATTATTGGCGGGACTCTTTCACTTGCTTTAGGGGTTATCGGTATTGTGTTACCATTAATACCGACCACACCGTTACTCTTATTAGCGGCCGCCTGCTATGTCCGAAGTTCGGAAAGGCTCTATGTATGGCTGATAAACAATAAATGGTTCGGTCCCTATATTCGGGACTATCGTGAAGGAAAAGGGATTCCATTAAAGGCGAAAGTTATGGGGGTATCCTTAATCTGGTTATCGATCGGCTACACGGTTCTTTTTGTGGTGCCTTTAATAGCAATAAAAGTGTTACTCTTGCTGATTGCCGGATACTTTACCTGGTTCATCTTACATATCAAAACAAGAGTAAAAGAGTTGTAG